A genomic region of Sulfobacillus acidophilus DSM 10332 contains the following coding sequences:
- a CDS encoding agmatinase (PFAM: Arginase family~TIGRFAM: agmatinase~COGs: COG0010 Arginase/agmatinase/formimionoglutamate hydrolase arginase family~InterPro IPR005925:IPR006035~KEGG: dhd:Dhaf_0178 agmatinase~PFAM: Ureohydrolase~PRIAM: Agmatinase~SPTR: Putative uncharacterized protein;~TIGRFAM: Putative agmatinase) — protein MFSRADQFLGLATPYKDARWVYFGIPMDFTVSFQPGSRFGPARIREASYAIETYSMRQDRDLDDLAVHDAGDLELPFGNVQDSLSRIRQAAGDILRSGRHFFAVGGEHLVSLPLIEAALAQYPDLVVVHWDAHADLREDYLGERLSHATVLRRVAEQLPAGHLYQFGIRSATREEVAWAKIHSHWHPYRVLEPLRDNLPALKGRPVYVTVDIDVIDPAFMPGTGTPEPGGITSGEALEALTLLQELDVVAMDLVETMPHQDGSQRSAVLAAKMVREALLAIVRPD, from the coding sequence ATGTTTAGCCGGGCGGATCAGTTTTTAGGATTGGCGACGCCCTACAAGGACGCCCGCTGGGTTTATTTCGGCATTCCGATGGATTTTACTGTGTCCTTTCAGCCGGGATCCCGTTTTGGCCCCGCACGTATTCGTGAAGCGTCCTATGCGATCGAAACCTATTCCATGCGCCAGGATCGCGATTTAGACGATCTGGCGGTGCATGATGCCGGGGACTTGGAACTGCCGTTCGGGAATGTCCAGGACAGCCTTTCACGGATACGGCAAGCGGCCGGCGACATTTTGCGGTCGGGGCGGCACTTTTTCGCGGTCGGGGGCGAGCATCTGGTCAGCTTGCCCTTGATTGAAGCGGCCCTGGCCCAATATCCGGATCTGGTCGTCGTCCATTGGGACGCGCATGCCGACTTGCGGGAAGATTATTTAGGCGAACGGCTCTCGCATGCCACGGTACTGCGGCGGGTGGCAGAGCAATTGCCCGCGGGACATCTCTATCAATTTGGCATTCGGTCCGCGACGCGGGAGGAAGTGGCTTGGGCGAAAATCCACAGCCATTGGCATCCATATCGGGTGCTCGAGCCCTTGAGGGACAATTTGCCGGCCCTTAAAGGGCGCCCGGTCTATGTAACGGTTGACATTGACGTGATCGATCCGGCCTTTATGCCGGGCACCGGTACGCCCGAACCGGGTGGCATTACCTCCGGCGAGGCGCTCGAGGCACTGACTCTCTTACAAGAACTGGATGTGGTGGCCATGGATTTGGTGGAGACCATGCCTCACCAAGACGGATCGCAACGGTCCGCCGTTTTGGCCGCCAAAATGGTACGGGAAGCGTTGTTGGCGATTGTCCGGCCGGATTAA
- a CDS encoding arginyl-tRNA synthetase (PFAM: DALR anticodon binding domain; Arginyl tRNA synthetase N terminal domain; tRNA synthetases class I (R)~TIGRFAM: arginyl-tRNA synthetase~COGs: COG0018 Arginyl-tRNA synthetase~HAMAP: Arginyl-tRNA synthetase, class Ic~InterPro IPR001278:IPR005148:IPR015945:IPR008909~KEGG: sth:STH19 arginyl-tRNA synthetase~PFAM: Arginyl-tRNA synthetase, class Ic, core; Arginyl tRNA synthetase, class Ic, N-terminal; DALR anticodon binding~PRIAM: Arginine--tRNA ligase~SPTR: Arginyl-tRNA synthetase;~TIGRFAM: Arginyl-tRNA synthetase, class Ic), with product MASRLHEARALVRQLIIERLEAEGFPGLGEWVEVDVPTEKGHGDLTSSFAMKVARYTKLPPVKLAERILATWPETPLVESVSVAGPGFFNVTLKTRWMAEVVNLVRANPATYGNSDIGRGARVLLEFVSANPTGPLVVVSGRAAAVGDAMARLMEAAGFRAHREFYVNDAGNQIRTFGQAVWLRLRELVLGEDVESHWPEGVYPGDYVKDLAEDFMAAHPETDVAALGENDFDRLGAWAAEKMRSRQEAVLARFGVQFDRWFSERQLRESGAVEAVIQRLKERGYLEEREGALWFLSTRFGDDKDRVMVKSDGSYTYFVPDAAYHADKFDRGFDYVIDLLGPDHHGYVARMRAVVEALGFPRDRLEILIIQLVRLVKAGQVVRMSKRRGQFFTLEELLDDAGVDPTRYFLLERAPETPMDFDMDLAGLRGTDNPVYYIQYAGARIHSILRQWQASGQIGVPLDLSYLTAPEERTLLFLLAQFPDVIARAAVERAPHLMPRYLTELAGAYHTYYRQYRVLEETPPVRQARLALSEAVLAVITRGLNLLGISQPEKM from the coding sequence ATGGCGTCACGGTTGCACGAAGCGCGGGCATTGGTCCGTCAGCTTATTATCGAACGGTTGGAAGCCGAGGGATTCCCGGGACTGGGCGAGTGGGTGGAGGTGGATGTGCCCACCGAGAAAGGGCATGGCGATTTAACGTCCAGCTTCGCGATGAAAGTCGCCCGCTATACCAAACTCCCACCGGTCAAATTGGCGGAACGCATTTTGGCCACATGGCCGGAGACGCCGCTGGTCGAATCGGTGTCCGTCGCCGGCCCCGGGTTCTTTAACGTGACCCTGAAAACCCGTTGGATGGCGGAAGTGGTAAACCTCGTACGGGCGAATCCCGCCACCTACGGTAACTCGGATATTGGGCGCGGGGCGCGCGTGCTTCTGGAATTCGTGTCGGCCAATCCGACGGGTCCTCTCGTGGTCGTCAGCGGCCGGGCGGCGGCGGTAGGCGACGCCATGGCTCGCTTAATGGAGGCGGCAGGCTTCCGCGCCCATCGGGAATTTTACGTGAACGACGCCGGCAATCAAATTCGGACCTTTGGACAAGCGGTGTGGCTTCGGCTGCGCGAATTGGTGTTGGGCGAGGATGTAGAGTCCCATTGGCCGGAAGGCGTATACCCGGGCGATTATGTCAAAGATTTGGCCGAAGACTTCATGGCTGCCCATCCGGAAACGGATGTCGCCGCGCTCGGGGAAAATGATTTCGACCGGTTAGGCGCTTGGGCCGCCGAAAAGATGCGATCGCGGCAAGAAGCGGTATTGGCGCGTTTCGGCGTCCAGTTTGATCGCTGGTTTTCGGAACGGCAGTTACGGGAATCGGGTGCGGTTGAAGCCGTCATTCAACGGCTCAAAGAGCGGGGGTACCTCGAAGAGCGCGAGGGAGCACTCTGGTTTTTATCGACGCGGTTTGGGGACGACAAAGATCGGGTGATGGTGAAATCCGACGGCAGTTATACCTATTTCGTGCCGGATGCGGCTTATCACGCCGACAAATTTGATCGGGGTTTTGATTACGTCATTGATTTATTGGGGCCGGACCATCATGGATATGTGGCACGGATGCGCGCGGTGGTCGAGGCTTTGGGCTTCCCCCGTGATCGGCTGGAGATTCTGATAATCCAGTTGGTTCGGCTGGTGAAAGCCGGGCAGGTGGTGCGGATGTCCAAGCGTCGTGGTCAGTTCTTCACGTTAGAGGAGCTGTTGGACGACGCCGGGGTGGATCCGACCCGCTATTTCTTGCTGGAGCGGGCGCCCGAGACGCCGATGGATTTTGATATGGATTTAGCCGGTCTTCGCGGCACCGATAACCCGGTGTATTACATCCAGTATGCCGGTGCCCGCATCCATAGCATCTTGCGACAATGGCAAGCCTCGGGGCAAATCGGCGTGCCGCTGGATTTAAGCTATCTAACCGCGCCCGAAGAACGGACGTTGCTCTTTTTGTTGGCACAGTTTCCGGATGTCATCGCCCGGGCAGCGGTCGAGCGGGCGCCGCACTTGATGCCCCGGTATTTAACCGAACTGGCTGGCGCCTATCATACCTACTATCGGCAATATCGGGTGTTGGAAGAGACGCCGCCGGTCCGGCAGGCTCGACTGGCCTTGTCGGAAGCGGTGTTAGCCGTCATCACCCGCGGGTTAAATTTGTTGGGGATCTCCCAACCCGAGAAAATGTAG